CGGCGGGGTTGCCGATCAGAGTGAGGAATTCGCGGCGCAGCGTCGGGTTGTGGCGGAATTCGCCCAGCATGCGGCTGGTGACCATGCTGACGCCGGGCTTGTGAACGCCGCGAGTGCTCATGCACTGGTGTTCGGCCTCGATCACCACGCCAACACCCTTGGGCTTCAGCACCTCTTCGATCGCATTGGCGATCTGCGAGGTCAGCTTCTCCTGGATCTGCAGGCGCTTCGAAAACGCCTCGACCACGCGGGCAAGCTTCGAGATGCCGACCACACGGCTGCGCGGCAGATAGGCGACATGGGCGACGCCGATGATCGGCACCATGTGGTGCTCGCAATAGCTTTCGATCCGGATGCCGCGCAGCGCCACGACCTCGTCATAGCCGTCGGTTTCCTCGAAGGTCCGCTGCAGGATCTCGACCGGATCCTGCGCATAGCCCGCGAAGAATTCCTCATAAGACCGGACCACGCGATCGGGCGTGGACAGCAGGCCTTCGCGGTCGGGATCGTCGCCGGCCCAGCGGATCAGGGTCCGCACGGCGGCTTCGGCTTCGGCGCGGTCCGGCCGCGCCGCAGAGGTCGCGTCCGGGGTCTTCACCTGGCCGTCAAGTTTCACCGCCAGCACGTTTTCGCGTGTCATTG
This genomic interval from Tistrella bauzanensis contains the following:
- the folE gene encoding GTP cyclohydrolase I FolE, with amino-acid sequence MTRENVLAVKLDGQVKTPDATSAARPDRAEAEAAVRTLIRWAGDDPDREGLLSTPDRVVRSYEEFFAGYAQDPVEILQRTFEETDGYDEVVALRGIRIESYCEHHMVPIIGVAHVAYLPRSRVVGISKLARVVEAFSKRLQIQEKLTSQIANAIEEVLKPKGVGVVIEAEHQCMSTRGVHKPGVSMVTSRMLGEFRHNPTLRREFLTLIGNPAGF